In the genome of Blastopirellula marina, one region contains:
- a CDS encoding DUF1501 domain-containing protein, with the protein MNPIREFSLLQTRRQLLGNTSRAFGAAALASLMPPGLTDMAMAAEPSSGQLPGLPHFAPKAKRVIYLFMAGGPSHIDTFDYHPKIREMHGKELPAEIRGDQRITGMTSGQKSFPCVAPMFKFQKYGEHQTWVSELLPHTAGIVDDIAIVKSVNTEAINHDPAITFINTGSQQPGKPSLGAWLSYGLGSPNENLPSYTVMISRGPGQKQALYARLWSAGFLSSRHQGVKLRSEAEPVLYLENPAGVDRNMRRRMLDRIAEINASHYEDFGDPETQARIAQYEMAFRMQASVPDLVDLSDEPESTFELYGPDSKKPGTFARNCIIARRLAERGVPFQQLFHRGWDQHGNLPKLIRGQCEGIDQPAAALVKDLKQRGMLDDTMVVWGGEFGRTIYSQGKLSDDSHGRDHHGRCFTMWLAGGGVKGGVEYGLTDDFSYNILKDPVHIRDFNATILHQMGIDHNRLTFRHQGLDQRLTGVEPTKVVRDILL; encoded by the coding sequence ATGAATCCCATCCGCGAATTCTCCCTGCTGCAGACACGTCGCCAACTGCTGGGCAATACATCCCGTGCGTTCGGCGCGGCGGCCCTGGCGTCGCTGATGCCCCCAGGTCTTACAGACATGGCCATGGCTGCGGAACCCTCCAGTGGCCAGTTGCCAGGTTTGCCCCACTTCGCCCCGAAAGCCAAACGGGTGATCTACCTGTTCATGGCAGGTGGGCCATCACATATCGACACCTTCGACTATCACCCCAAGATCCGCGAGATGCACGGCAAAGAGTTGCCCGCCGAGATCCGCGGCGATCAGCGCATCACAGGGATGACCAGCGGGCAGAAGTCTTTCCCATGCGTCGCTCCAATGTTCAAGTTCCAAAAGTACGGCGAGCATCAAACCTGGGTCAGTGAACTCTTACCGCACACCGCTGGCATTGTTGATGACATCGCCATTGTAAAATCGGTGAACACCGAGGCGATCAATCACGATCCGGCCATTACCTTCATCAATACCGGCAGCCAACAGCCGGGCAAGCCTAGCTTGGGAGCCTGGCTTAGCTATGGCCTTGGCAGTCCCAACGAAAATCTACCGTCGTACACGGTGATGATCTCCCGCGGCCCCGGGCAAAAGCAGGCCCTTTACGCGCGGCTCTGGAGTGCGGGCTTCCTTTCATCCCGCCATCAAGGTGTCAAACTACGCAGCGAAGCAGAGCCGGTCCTGTATCTCGAAAATCCGGCAGGCGTCGACCGTAATATGCGACGTCGCATGCTTGATCGCATCGCTGAGATCAACGCGTCGCACTACGAAGACTTCGGCGACCCTGAAACCCAAGCCCGCATCGCACAGTACGAAATGGCCTTCCGCATGCAGGCCAGCGTGCCAGACTTAGTCGACCTTTCCGACGAGCCGGAAAGCACGTTCGAGCTTTATGGCCCCGACTCGAAGAAGCCCGGCACATTCGCCCGAAATTGCATCATTGCTCGCCGGCTGGCGGAACGCGGCGTGCCATTTCAACAACTGTTCCACCGCGGCTGGGACCAACACGGCAACCTCCCGAAGCTGATCCGCGGACAATGCGAAGGCATCGACCAACCTGCGGCGGCCCTTGTAAAAGACCTCAAACAACGCGGAATGTTGGACGACACCATGGTTGTCTGGGGCGGCGAGTTCGGCCGGACGATCTACTCGCAGGGGAAGCTCTCCGACGATAGCCACGGCCGCGACCACCACGGCCGGTGCTTTACAATGTGGCTCGCCGGCGGCGGGGTCAAGGGTGGAGTTGAGTACGGGCTGACCGACGACTTCAGCTACAACATCCTCAAGGACCCGGTCCACATCCGCGACTTCAACGCGACGATACTCCACCAGATGGGCATCGACCACAACCGCCTCACCTTCCGCCACCAAGGACTGGATCAACGGCTGACAGGGGTCGAACCGACGAAGGTGGTCAGGGATATTCTGCTGTAG